ATCACTGCCCCTTGGCCAAATGCCCCACCGCGCCCGGTATACAAGTTGGACAATGCCCTGTCCACTGACAAATCACTCCACTTTGTGTTATActatttcattttcatatactTGTTTCATCCAAATCTACACATTTGAGCACCAAAAGTTGGGATGCTTAATGCTATGGCGTATGTATTGTTGATCCGTTGAATGCAAATTTTCAAATTAGTGaccaaaagagaagagaaaaagtACCAATACAGAAAAAATATATGGTCATACTTCATAGGAAAAAACGTGAGCCACCTActttccatcaattttttccAAATTTAGTATTCTCTCCATTCACGAAGATTATACATTAAAATGGAGGGCACGGGTTGTAATAAATAATTAGGAGATGTGTATAAAATGTAGATGATGGCCCACCAAAATTGAGTGGTGTGAATGATGAGAttgatactccctctgtccacaatttaaagccccactttgatgtgggcacggagactaaaaaagctgaaaatggtgatgtggatgaaataaaatggtagttgactaaagtgttaaaggtgttgtgtggtgggtccactagtgataaagtgtacgtaataaatatagaatataaaaataataaaggtgttgtatggtgggtccattagtggcaaatggtagtaattttaaataaagagggagggtaaaaaggtacaaaaagcagaatagggctttaaattgtggacaaaaatttaaggggaagtagggctttaaattgtggacggatggagtagatGCTAAGACTACTTTTATCGACGACCGAAGGCATAGGTCGTGAGAAAGGACAAAATGTTTTAAAccaaaagaaataataaaataattgaaatgtgaTAACAGGTGGTTCCTGCAAATTGCAGACCAACCATTCCCATAACCTATGTTactcaattaaaaaaatgacactTGACATTGTGTTATCAAAAAGtatgataataaataatattaaaagaaaaaatatttaagttaTAATGGATTATTGATAAAGTATAAAGGCTgtagaatttaaataaattatagattGTAGATGTGGAATAAAgagaaatgatttttttattaaaagattgGGTTGTTGAGGTCATTGATAAATATAGTCTAAGGCTAATGATCCATCCTGTTATCTTGCATATATCCATCTTAGGAGATGCTTCTTTTCTGTCAGCAGCTTTGAAAGGACAAAACATTTGCCTAGAATACATCCACAACCTGAAATTATTTGTctttaatgttttattttcgttGAGAGAAATTAGAACCTCTTGATTGTTAATTTTATGTTATTGCATATCTTTCCCAGATATAATTAAGGTTCGGTCTTAAGCTGTTTGCAAGCGATTTGTATGCAGTTGGTTTGAGTGCTCAAAAATCTCTAATGTTGAAGTATACTGATTGTTCCATCAAGTAGTAGTATTTAGTTATCGGATTTATAGCTAACAAAATTTTCTGGCTGTGAATGATTTGACCTGGATTTTATCATAGGCTGCTATATTAACACCAATAATATGTACATTTGCAAGGGCTGCATCCTTTTTCTATCCGTGAAAATCCACCAGAGTGCCTTCTACTTCTGGTTGCCCCATGAACTAGATCCGAATCATTTTCAATGAATTCATAAGTGATCCCATAATTTACCTAACTATTTCCATTAGAAGAATTTGCCAAACTCAAGTGATGTATATATAATTAGGAAAACCATGTATATAGCAATTAATTGAAGATACAGGTAGAATAGTTGCTCAAGTAAAGCAGAAATAGTGGCAGTTCAGGtgctttgaaaaaaaaaaaaaagtggcaGCTCAGGTCATAAAGCATTCATGCAAGAGACAAAAGTAGCACACTAAGGAGGCATTTACTTTGAATGATAgaataaattaacaaaaatatagGATTGAGTATTTCAAGGATATGATGGTCAAACAAGTgtaaaattaatcaatccatCCTTATCACTCAAATTAAACACCCCCTAATAGTAGTAGTTACACTTGCAACACAATCAAGTGAATGTGAATTGTGACGGAATAGTGACACAGTTGGACAACATTTTTCCTCAAATCTGCATTCCAAAACCTCATGATAATGAATCACTGGAATTTAAAAAGAGTTAGCACAGAACACGAATGGAACTGAACAAATTATTTGAGGATTGAGTTGTTGATGATACATGTTGATCTATCCACAGGTTTTAGTATTCTTCTctttcctcttcctcttcctcttccacGTCTTCTGAAGCCAAATAAAAGCACAAAAATTACATTATCAGTAGAGTGCAGCAAAGCATTCACGATATGTCGTTGATATTCTGGTAGGTCTTGAGTTCTACTCTTTTCACTCACATTATCTCATCGCATTAGTCTTTTTCTCTGTGTAGAAAGAGATTCTCAATATTCTCCGGTCAGCTCCTGTGCTTCACATTAAACATACCTCTAGAAGATGAGGAAATGCTCTCCAACAGCTTTTGACTCATCTTGATTGGCATCATCGACCACGCAAGGCTTAGCTTTTAAGCATTACTCATAGTCAATATCGCTGTCAGAATCCGAGACTTGAGCCCTGGGTTTCATTAAGCTATCGAGGTGAAACGATGAATCTTCCTCCATCTCTTCCAAGTCAATTGAGTCGTAGTTCATTCGGTCTTCAAATTTCTCATCCGAACAGTTGAGGAGCCAAGCAAGAGAACATTTCACTCCCTTGCGAGCAATCATCTTATGTCTTGGCTTAACAATGGAATCGAGGCCGTAAGTGAAGTAAGCTGGGAAAGCCACTAAATCATCCAATGGCCTACCCATTGCAGACTTGAAGAAATCAAAGCTTAGCTTCATGATGTCAATGTTCAAGGCCAACAACTGCGGACACCCGACAACCATCTTCCTCACTTGTTCTACAGAGAATCCACATTCCTTTAGGAAATCAACATGTCTCACGATTGCTTTCTCGCTGAGACTTACACTTTGGGGCATCTTTTCCATGATTCTCCCAAAATCTTCAGGACTTGTTTCCACGATGGAGTTTAGAAAACTGCGGTTACTGAAAAGCTTTGCTTCCAGGTCTATGCCCATAATTTCAGGATATTGAGCAATCACATTTGCAAGTGATTTCTGTCTAACATTACACTCTAAAAGCAGTTTGACATTTGGTTTCACCCTCTCAGCAAGTCCAAAACCAAGGATATGAGGCCGCTTCTCAACCAACCTAGCAACAGCTAGGCAAGGTATTCCCAAGCTTCCCAAATACTCCacaaaaggtttgatcactcGACCAACTCGCATACCTAATATCTCCGGATATCTGGTTAACACTCCTCCAATCTCACGCCTGGCTACTCCAATTCCAACCAAATAAGCAACTGAAGTACTCATGGTACCCTCAAGTTTGAATCCCAAAACTTCTGGATATCTCTCGAGGACTCGAGGAATATCATTAGGCTTAATATCCATGCCCTGAAGATAGTTAACAACTGGTTGAAGGTCAACCACAACACTAGCATGGAGGACTTGAGGATACCTGCGCAAGAATTCCGTAAAAGTAGATTTCCTGACACCCAGTTTGCCAAGGTAATCAAGCACCGGAACCATGTTTTTCTTCACACTGCAGCCAAGAACAAGAGGGTAATTGTTAATATCTTCAACTGTAAGACCTAGCTTGTGAAGGAAATCCACACGCTCTCTCATGACCTCAACGGTGACAGGAAGCTCTAGTCCATCGAGCTCATCAGGAACAATGCCAATAACCTTCAAGAACTCATAAACACGGGCACGATTAGCAATCCTTTCATTCTTCAGCTCTAATAAACTAGGGTGATTGTAAAATGAAGGATTTACATTCTGCTCCCTATTGTATTTATCTCCCCTGGACAAAGATACACCTTTGGAGGTGGATGAACGAGTTCGGCCAGCAACAGAGGAATGAATCTTCATTACCAATCCACATCTCTTCATACAATTACTTGAAATGCACGGAGTCGAGATAGATATTAATTGTGGTCCATGGAACGCGAAAGAAGGTAAGTCGCACTGCACGAGCAGAAGACTTGGTCTGGCGAGGCTGGCACAGCTTGTAATCTTCATCCCCTTTAACAAACAAGACAATCAGTATCCTCTACACAATGAAGGAGCAAAATAAGCAAATTTCTTTCACTGGAATTCCGGAAAATAAGTTTCTAGACgaatatactaataattaaaaggaGATGCCAATGAAATGCAAAAGGCATATACTGGTTCGGGCATCTAATCCAACTTCACATACTGCAAGAAACACcatcattttaaaataatatatacacaCGAATAGCAAACTATGAAAGAACAGAACACTTGCATCAATTGAAGTTACCTGGAAAAATTAAAACTGACCAACTAAAAATATGCAGACAATACATCGAAGAAacagaaataataaaaagattAAACCTAAAATCTATAGTTTCCTGAAGCATTTACCAAAGTGACAAAGCAATATATGTACCCTAATTAACCGTTATAACAGAAATTTCAGATTCTTAACAACAAACGGAACATGAAAGCAGGTGCACGTTCAGAAAAAATGTTACAGTAAAGTGATTCTTGTTTAGAATTGAGACGACTTGTAATAGCATAATGTGAGGaaaggaagaaagaaaaaaccttAATTCACTTGGTGAAGAACAAGAGTGACGGAGAAGTCTTGGATTTTGTTTTTAGAGAATCAGTGTGGGAGAGGCATAGAGAAATAAGAAATTTGAATTAGTAGGAAATAAGATAGTCCTGTCCAAGTGAAATTAGTTGGAAGGATTTTTTGGGGGTTGAAGTTGAGAGGAAAAGATAGAAATAAGCGACGGTGTGATTGTGTGTGTTACTTCCATAACCATAACTCTGTATTTTATCCTCTTTAGGCCCTAATCCCACAGAAGACTCATTTAAATCAAATACCCGACTAGCTGGGTCGGGTaggaatataataaaaaatttgg
The genomic region above belongs to Salvia miltiorrhiza cultivar Shanhuang (shh) chromosome 5, IMPLAD_Smil_shh, whole genome shotgun sequence and contains:
- the LOC130985940 gene encoding transcription termination factor MTERF4, chloroplastic-like isoform X1; translated protein: MKRCGLVMKIHSSVAGRTRSSTSKGVSLSRGDKYNREQNVNPSFYNHPSLLELKNERIANRARVYEFLKVIGIVPDELDGLELPVTVEVMRERVDFLHKLGLTVEDINNYPLVLGCSVKKNMVPVLDYLGKLGVRKSTFTEFLRRYPQVLHASVVVDLQPVVNYLQGMDIKPNDIPRVLERYPEVLGFKLEGTMSTSVAYLVGIGVARREIGGVLTRYPEILGMRVGRVIKPFVEYLGSLGIPCLAVARLVEKRPHILGFGLAERVKPNVKLLLECNVRQKSLANVIAQYPEIMGIDLEAKLFSNRSFLNSIVETSPEDFGRIMEKMPQSVSLSEKAIVRHVDFLKECGFSVEQVRKMVVGCPQLLALNIDIMKLSFDFFKSAMGRPLDDLVAFPAYFTYGLDSIVKPRHKMIARKGVKCSLAWLLNCSDEKFEDRMNYDSIDLEEMEEDSSFHLDSLMKPRAQVSDSDSDIDYE
- the LOC130985940 gene encoding transcription termination factor MTERF4, chloroplastic-like isoform X2; this translates as MKITSCASLARPSLLLVQCDLPSFAFHGPQLISISTPCISSNCMKRCGLVMKIHSSVAGRTRSSTSKGVSLSRGDKYNREQNVNPSFYNHPSLLELKNERIANRARVYEFLKVIGIVPDELDGLELPVTVEVMRERVDFLHKLGLTVEDINNYPLVLGCSVKKNMVPVLDYLGKLGVRKSTFTEFLRRYPQVLHASVVVDLQPVVNYLQGMDIKPNDIPRVLERYPEVLGFKLEGTMSTSVAYLVGIGVARREIGGVLTRYPEILGMRVGRVIKPFVEYLGSLGIPCLAVARLVEKRPHILGFGLAERVKPNVKLLLECNVRQKSLANVIAQYPEIMGIDLEAKLFSNRSFLNSIVETSPEDFGRIMEKMPQSVSLSEKAIVRHVDFLKECGFSVEQVRKMVVGCPQLLALNIDIMKLSFDFFKSAMGRPLDDLVAFPAYFTYGLDSIVKPRHKMIARKGVKCSLAWLLNCSDEKFEDRMNYDSIDLEEMEEDSSFHLDSLMKPRAQVSDSDSDIDYE